The genome window TGTTTGACTTTCCCTTTTTCGCACGGGGCCGCTTGGGTTTAGGCGGCGCGGGGTCTTTTCCAAAGGCGCTGGCGCTGATTTGCCGCCAGTACTCACCGTGGATGCGCAGATCAAGCGGCGTCAAGCTCTCCCCGAAGACGGGTTCGGGCCAATGTTGTACCGTCAGTCCTGCTCCTTCCAGAGCGGTGACGATAGCCCTAAACCGTGGGCTGGGGCTGGGCGTGGTGGCCACCGTGGAGGCCCCGTGTGCGCGGGCGAAACGGATCACCTCGGCGGCCACGTCGCCGCGCAAAACGTGAACCGGCAATTCCTGAACACACTCGTGAATGAAGGTCTGGCGTTTGGCGCTGATCTCCCATTCCTTGAGCAGCGCATCGTCCCAGACGAACATGGCAGGCCCCTTTGGGTAGGCGGTCAGCGCTTCATTCGTGGGTGAGAGGCGGTCTCCATGCACCCACACCACCGCGCCGGGAATGACCTCAGGGGTGAGCGGCGGCTCCCAAAGCACGGCTTCCAAGCGTGTGGGTTCCAAGTGACTGCTCTCGCCGGGCGCAGCCTCTTTATCCTCGAATAGACGCTCCGAGAGGGCGGTATAGGTGGCGTCGAAAGGACAGCCGGCGTCCGCCAAGGGACATGAAGCGCAGTAACGGTCTCCGGCGTACTTGACCAAGGCTCCCCGGTTCCACAGGTAGGGATACGCCCGCCAAGTGCTCGCCACCCACTGCCAGCCCAAGTTGTTGGACGACGGATCGCCGTCGAGCAGGTGCGTGAGGAACCACGCCGCCCCGCCCTGCCACCACACCCGGCGGTGGTGAACGACGTAACTCGCCAGCCACATCCGGACATGGTTGTGCAGGTAACCGGTTTGGCGCAGTTCACGCGACCAGGCGTCGATGCAGGCCGCGCCTGTCGCACCATCCTTGATGTCAGCCGGGAACTCGCGGCTATAAGTGGAGGCCGGTAGGCCGGTCTTGTACGGCTCGAAATCCTGCCAGATGAGATCGCCCACCTCGGCGTACACCCGCACGGAATAATCACGCCAGCTCAATTCGTTGACGTACTTCCATACCTGGCTGGGCGCAGTGTCCGGCGCGTGGGTCAGCGCCGCGTCCCGCACTTCGGCCAGCGTCAGCACGCCGTGGCGCAGGTAGGGCGAGAGGCGAGTGACGTGGCCGTCTAAATATGAACGGTCGCGCCCGTAACTTACCGGGTCAATGGCGGCCAGCGCTCCCAGCGCCGCTGCCCGCCCACCCCGTGCAAAGCCCCGGTGCGGCAAGTCTTGGGCAAAGATGTCCGGAAACAGTTCGGCTGGGGGCGTGTCCCGCAGGCTCGCGGGCAGTGGAGCAGGTGGCTTGGGCATCTCAAAGGAGTCTGCCATCCCGTAAAGGTGCTGATGGTGTGCTGGAGCGTCCATCTCCTCACGGCTTCGGCCTGCCAACGCAAGGTGGCCCGCTTTGACGTCACCTGAGATCAGCTTCAGAGCTTAACTGAAGGTGAACATTGCCGAGCAGAATAGAGCCGCTTGTTTAGGCGAGACTGTGGGCATGGATCTTCAAGAAGCTCAGTCCGCCTTTGAATCGGCTTTCAATGCTCAGCAGCACGGCAGGGAGGGTCTAAACGTCGCGGCGCAAATCAGCGGCGGCACGTTTCAAGTCTCGGTGCGCTTCCAAGACGTGGATACCGAACGTGGGTTCGACGTGGTGGCCGAACCCCTTGCGAGCGAGCACCGCAGCGCCGAGCAGCTTGGACAGGAGGTGGCTGAGGTGGTGAAACGTGAACTGATGTACGGCCAGCTTCCCGCGCGGGATGAGCAGGGCGACTTCCGCCGGATCGTCGTGTGAAACTGAGCTTATGTTGGCCTGACTTCGGTGGTTTGAGCAAGTAGAGCGCCGCATTTGGGAATTGACCTGAGCGCAATGCTGCTGGGGCCGAGCCGTTGATAGTTTCGGTCTGTCTGCCTTCTGGTGCTGGAGGTGGGGTAGCTTTCTTTTAGCTGCTAGAAAAGAGAGGCACCTGCGCACCGGATGTGGAAGCCGGGCGCTGATTCTGAACGCTGAGGCCCAGCAGCCGCACCGGGCGGCCCGCCAGCAATTCCGGTGTGAGCAGTTCGCGGGCGAGGCTGAGCACCCTCGCCTCATCGGTCAGCGGCAGTCCACTGGTCAACCGGCGCGTCAGGATGCTCCGGTCAGCGAACTTGACTTTGAGCACCAAGCTGCGCCCGGAATACTCTGCCCGCTTTAAGCGCGGGATCAGGAGCGCCACCAGACCGGGCAGAGCGGCCTGAATTTCAGCAAAATGCCTCAAGTCATCTTCATAAGTCCGCTCCACGCCGACACTTTTGCGTTCTCGGTCAGGGTCGACGGGCCGATCGTCGATTCCGTGGCTGATGCGGTGAAAGTGTGCGCCCTGAGCGCCGAACCAGCGGGTCAAGTCGCTCAGGGTTTGGCGTTTGAGATCAGCGCCAGTGAACAGTTGGTGTTCGTGCATCCGGCTTTTGGTGGCCGGGCCGACGCCGTGAAAGGCTTCGACGGGGAGGGACGCGATCAGAGCGTCGGCTTCTTCAGGCCGAATGACGGTCAGGCCATTGGGCTTGTGCAGGTCTGAGGCGAGCTTGGCGAGGAATTTATTGAAACTGACCCCAGCCGAAGCGGTGAGCTGAGCTTCGCGCTGAATATCCGCTTTGATGGCCCGCGCAATGAGCGTGCCCGATGGATGCTGGCTGACATCCAAGTACGCCTCGTCCAGCGAAAGCGGCTCGACCAAATCGGTGTACCGGACAAAAACGCCCCGAATCACGTCCGAGACTCGCTTGTAGACCTCCATGCGGGGCGGCACCAACGTCAGGTGCGGGCATTTTTGCAAGGCCAAGCTGGTGGGCATGGCGCTGCGAACCCCGTAAGCTCTGGCCTCGTAACTGGCGGTCAGCACCACGCCGCGCCTACTCTGATGCGCCACCGCGACGGCCAGTCCGCGCAAGCTGGGCTGATCCCGAATTTCGACACTGGCATAAAAGGCGTCCATGTCGATGTGAATGATGCGCCGCACACCACCAGTATCCGATCAGCGGCTCAGTTCATTGGTGAGTCTGGTCGCGCCTTGACAGTAAACTACCGGGGACTTGTAGCACATGCTGGCAAAGTCCTGCTGCTCGGTGGTCAGGTCGATCTCATCGCTGATGGCGCGGTTGATACATGAC of Deinococcus detaillensis contains these proteins:
- the dinB gene encoding DNA polymerase IV, with the protein product MRRIIHIDMDAFYASVEIRDQPSLRGLAVAVAHQSRRGVVLTASYEARAYGVRSAMPTSLALQKCPHLTLVPPRMEVYKRVSDVIRGVFVRYTDLVEPLSLDEAYLDVSQHPSGTLIARAIKADIQREAQLTASAGVSFNKFLAKLASDLHKPNGLTVIRPEEADALIASLPVEAFHGVGPATKSRMHEHQLFTGADLKRQTLSDLTRWFGAQGAHFHRISHGIDDRPVDPDRERKSVGVERTYEDDLRHFAEIQAALPGLVALLIPRLKRAEYSGRSLVLKVKFADRSILTRRLTSGLPLTDEARVLSLARELLTPELLAGRPVRLLGLSVQNQRPASTSGAQVPLFSSS
- a CDS encoding FAD-binding domain-containing protein, whose protein sequence is MPKPPAPLPASLRDTPPAELFPDIFAQDLPHRGFARGGRAAALGALAAIDPVSYGRDRSYLDGHVTRLSPYLRHGVLTLAEVRDAALTHAPDTAPSQVWKYVNELSWRDYSVRVYAEVGDLIWQDFEPYKTGLPASTYSREFPADIKDGATGAACIDAWSRELRQTGYLHNHVRMWLASYVVHHRRVWWQGGAAWFLTHLLDGDPSSNNLGWQWVASTWRAYPYLWNRGALVKYAGDRYCASCPLADAGCPFDATYTALSERLFEDKEAAPGESSHLEPTRLEAVLWEPPLTPEVIPGAVVWVHGDRLSPTNEALTAYPKGPAMFVWDDALLKEWEISAKRQTFIHECVQELPVHVLRGDVAAEVIRFARAHGASTVATTPSPSPRFRAIVTALEGAGLTVQHWPEPVFGESLTPLDLRIHGEYWRQISASAFGKDPAPPKPKRPRAKKGKSNRAKE